ATTTCCTAGAAATTGGGAAGAAATATTAGAAATAGAAGAAAAGTTTCAACGTATGAAAGAATTTTATAAAAATCAATGATAAAATAGGGAATTATATCCCTATTTTATTATAAATTTCTGTCCATGTCTATTGACTGACTATTTTTTGACTTATTGTTTTCTTTTTTATCTATTTTATTCATAATTTCATATAAATCATAGATTTTAAAAATTCCAAGACTCTCACAGGAATATTCCTGACTATCGAGAGCGTATTCTATTTCATATCCTTTATATAAAATAAATAGTTTCCTGTCCTTTATTAAATCAAGACATTTTTCATCTATAAATTTATCTAATTCTTCTACTGTTTTAATTTCTTTTTCTTCTTCCCACCTAACTATTATCTCTAAATCCTTTTCTTCGTTTTTATTCATAATTCTAGCTCCTTATTTTTTATCATTTTCTTGATTTTAAAAAGTGTCGCACGTCCAATTTTAGAATAAATTACACAGTCTTCAACTTTAATATTGCCGTTTAGTCATGATTTAATTAATTCTTTTTGGCTTTGCGTCAGATTTTCAATTTTACTTGGACGGCCACATATAATGCCCTGACCTGTTTTCCTGTCAATTTTTTTATTACTCCTGAGCCTTCCTTTATCATCTCTTTTTAGCAATTTATAGGCTTCATTTTGTCGTTCCTTTATATTCTTTCTTTCCTGTTCAGCAAAAAATTCTAACAGATGTAAAATTATCGGCTGTATCATTTCCATTGCCATTTTTTCCATTTCATTTTTTGGAGCTTCAGTATTAAGAATGGGGGGATCCAAAAATTTTAAATATACTTTCTTTTTGGATAATAGTTCAAATGTGTCCTTTATTTCAGTATTATTTCGCCCAAGCCTGTCAAGGCTTTTAATAACAATTACATCACCAACTACGACTTTGGCCATTAACTCCTGCCATTTTTTTCTGTCAATAAAATTTTTCCCACTCGACTTTTCAATTATAATATTATCCTCATCTATTCCTGCTGATTTTATTGCTTCCACCTGTCTTGCTTCTCCTGCTCCCTTGTTGAAATCCTTACATAACCATATTTCATTATATATTTCCTTTTTATTTTTAATAAAACATTTCAGTCTAAAAAAGTAGAGTGTTAATTATATGATATGTTTTTTTGACTGAAAATTATAAAAATTTTTTGAGTATTTCTAAAATTTTTCATCAGTATAAGAAGGATTGCCTTTTTATACTTTTGGAATGTCAGTCATGACTGACATTCTACCTTTCAGATTTTTTTATTTCCTGAAGTTCATTTTCAATTACTCTTATTTCTTCTTTCAACTTATTTATCTGATGTTGTCTTCTTATTTTTTCTCTTAATAAAAATGCCTTTTTTTCATTAGTATTTTTTAGTTTGACTATTTCTTTACGTTCCTCTATTTCCTTTAACTTTTCACTAGAATTCTCTGCAGTTATTACCTCTATAACTTCTGCTTCTGAAAATTCTGATTTTTTTTGACCAGTCAGAGCCTTTATCGTACGATTTGTCAATGTTAATACCTTTTTAGGCTCTATTAATCCTCGATTTTCTGTTTCAAGATACAATTTATATTTTCTTATTGCAATATTTGCACTATCCCTATCAATCCCTATTTTTTCTATCCATATATTAAAAGTTCCGACACCTTTTTTAGCAAAAATTTGATTTGCTTCATAGATTGCTCGAGAAAACTTGAATATATGCTGCATTGATTTTTCTCTATGAAAAGTTATATCATTTTCATATTTTATTAACTCTTCTTTTTCTTTTCCGTCTATATTTAACTCATCATAATTTATATTATAAATACTTTCAACTCTTGCTAAAGTTTGCAATTCTTTTTGATTATTTATTTTCAAATTAAATTTTTTAGCCATTACATTTCTTCCCTTTTCATTATTTCTTCAGCAACTTTTTTATAGTCCTTTGCTCCATTAGACCGCTTTGAATATTCAAAAATCGATTGATGACTTATGATACTTTCAGAAAGAGCTATATTTTTTCTGACTATTTTACTTAAAAGTATTCCTTTAAAGTCATTTTCCAGTTCTTCCTGAATTTGACTTGACAATGCTGTTTGTTCTTTTTTTATTAATATAATTCCAGAAATTTCTTTTCCTAGATTTCTTGTGAAATTAATAGTTGCATTTAATCCATTCAATTCATTCATTCCAGGAATCAGAACAGGATACACGCTTGAAGTATATATCGCTGATGTTGTGTAAGCATTGAATGCAGGAGCTGTATCAATTACTACAACATCAAATATTGTTTCAAGCTGTTCTAAAAAATCATTTAATATTTGATAATAATATGGCCCTTCAGATTGTAAAATTGACATATCTGCTTCAGCATTTGAACCTGAACTGATAAGATAAAGATTATCATTAATTTTTTCAGGATTAAATTCTGAAACCCTTTCCAGCAAATAATCCCCAAGAGAAGCATTTAGTTTATCAATCTGAATTCCCATATTTGTAGTCAGATTCAGTTGCGGATCTGTATCTATTGCCAAAGTTTTTAATCCTTTTTTAGCAAAATAATGAGCAAGGTTGAAAACTGTTGTAGTTTTCCCTACTCCCCCTTTGTTGTTTACAATAGCAATCTTTTTCATAATTTTTCTCCTTCTATAGTTTGTCAGTCATGACTGACATTCTAAATCATGATATATTATTTAATTTCTTTTACTGCAGGCAGTACAATTTTTTCTAAATATTCATCTGGCCTGCAATTATATGTTCCGTTATCATTGAATTTTATATTCAAAACATTGAAAATAACTTCCAATTGTATAGGACTTAGTTCAAGTTCTAAATTGTCCCATTCTTCATTGTAAATCACCAAGTTCGCCGCTTCTATCTTCATTTTTTATTTTTCTCCTTTCTCTGAATTATCTTCTATTACTTTAATTTTCTTCTCGCTTTCAACTTTCAATTGTCTTGCCTTAGTTCTACTAAACGTAAGTTCATTAACAGGTTCATCATTTTCAAAATAACTCAGTAAAATTTGTCTCTTGTGATCGTTTCCTTTCATGATTATGTTGGGATTTACAAACCATACTCCATTTTGGATTTTTTTTATAAAATTATTGGCCTGCAATTTTTTCATAATAGTTGATATAGTAGGTTGACTTACATTAACATCTTTTGAAATTTTTTTATATGTTCCAATAAAGGTGTTAGTACTTGGATTAGTGTTTTCAGCAATATAAATAAAAACATCTAGTTGCTTACTGTCTATAATTCCAAGTACACTCATAAAATCCATTAAATACATTTTCCAAAAATTTTTTTGGCCATAAATTCTTTTGGAAATTTGATCGACTACTATTATTTCACCTGTTTCTTGATCTAAAAGTTCTCGTTTTTTTCCTAATTCTATTTGTGTTTCTAATTTCTTTTTTTTATTATCCATAAAAGCTCCTTTTGAAATTATAATAACTAATATTTTATTTTATTATAAATTAAAAAGTAATTTTTGTCAATACTTAAATTATATTTTATAATAAAATTATATTTAAGCATTTTATAAAATTTAATTTTTAAAACGAAAATGCAATTTAAGTAAACACATAAGGATATTTAAGTGTCTGCTTAAAAATATTTAAGTGCCAAAAACAGCATTTAAGACAGTATTTATGAGGCTTTGAAGTGATTTTTGAAAGTTATTTTCTCTCTTCTTAGTATCAATACTAATAATACTAAAATATGATTTAAGTAAACACATAAGGATATTTAAGTGTCTGCTTAAAAATATTTAAGTGC
This genomic interval from Leptotrichia sp. oral taxon 223 contains the following:
- a CDS encoding recombinase family protein, giving the protein MEAIKSAGIDEDNIIIEKSSGKNFIDRKKWQELMAKVVVGDVIVIKSLDRLGRNNTEIKDTFELLSKKKVYLKFLDPPILNTEAPKNEMEKMAMEMIQPIILHLLEFFAEQERKNIKERQNEAYKLLKRDDKGRLRSNKKIDRKTGQGIICGRPSKIENLTQSQKELIKS
- a CDS encoding ParA family protein, which gives rise to MKKIAIVNNKGGVGKTTTVFNLAHYFAKKGLKTLAIDTDPQLNLTTNMGIQIDKLNASLGDYLLERVSEFNPEKINDNLYLISSGSNAEADMSILQSEGPYYYQILNDFLEQLETIFDVVVIDTAPAFNAYTTSAIYTSSVYPVLIPGMNELNGLNATINFTRNLGKEISGIILIKKEQTALSSQIQEELENDFKGILLSKIVRKNIALSESIISHQSIFEYSKRSNGAKDYKKVAEEIMKREEM
- a CDS encoding replication/maintenance protein RepL — its product is MDNKKKKLETQIELGKKRELLDQETGEIIVVDQISKRIYGQKNFWKMYLMDFMSVLGIIDSKQLDVFIYIAENTNPSTNTFIGTYKKISKDVNVSQPTISTIMKKLQANNFIKKIQNGVWFVNPNIIMKGNDHKRQILLSYFENDEPVNELTFSRTKARQLKVESEKKIKVIEDNSEKGEK